One window from the genome of Dolosigranulum savutiense encodes:
- the rpsK gene encoding 30S ribosomal protein S11, producing the protein MAKGRKPKRSRKRKQRKNIEHGVAHIRSTFNNTIVMITDVQGNAISWSSAGQLGFKGSRKSTPFAAQMAAEAAAKGGMENGMKSVEVSVKGPGSGREAAIRSLQATGLDVTAIKDVTPVPHNGCRPPKRRRV; encoded by the coding sequence ATGGCTAAAGGAAGAAAACCAAAACGTTCACGTAAACGTAAGCAGAGAAAGAATATTGAGCATGGTGTAGCTCACATCCGTTCAACATTCAACAACACTATTGTAATGATTACAGATGTTCAAGGGAACGCTATTTCATGGTCATCTGCGGGACAATTAGGATTCAAAGGTTCTCGTAAATCAACACCATTCGCTGCACAAATGGCGGCTGAAGCAGCTGCTAAAGGTGGTATGGAAAATGGTATGAAATCTGTTGAGGTATCAGTTAAAGGGCCAGGAAGCGGTCGTGAAGCAGCTATTCGTTCACTACAAGCAACTGGATTAGATGTTACCGCAATTAAAGATGTTACACCTGTACCACACAACGGATGCCGACCTCCAAAACGTCGTCGCGTCTAA
- the rpsM gene encoding 30S ribosomal protein S13 codes for MARIAGVDIPRDKHIVISLTYIYGIGKTTAQKVLAAVNVPEETRVNELTNDQLDAIRAEVDKLKVEGDLRREVNQNIKRLQEIGSYRGIRHRKGLPVRGQRTKNNARTRKGPAVAIAGKKK; via the coding sequence ATGGCTCGTATTGCTGGAGTAGATATTCCACGAGATAAACATATTGTTATTTCATTAACTTACATCTACGGAATTGGTAAAACAACTGCTCAAAAAGTTCTAGCAGCAGTAAACGTACCGGAAGAAACACGCGTAAATGAGTTGACTAATGATCAGCTTGACGCGATTCGTGCTGAAGTCGACAAACTAAAAGTCGAAGGTGACTTGCGCCGTGAAGTGAACCAAAACATCAAACGATTGCAAGAAATTGGTTCATACCGAGGCATCAGACACCGTAAAGGTCTTCCAGTTCGTGGACAACGAACTAAGAACAATGCACGTACACGTAAAGGCCCAGCGGTTGCAATTGCTGGTAAGAAAAAATAA
- the rpmJ gene encoding 50S ribosomal protein L36, with protein MKVRASVKKMCDKCKIVRRNGKVMVICENPKHKQRQG; from the coding sequence GTGAAGGTAAGAGCATCCGTCAAAAAAATGTGTGATAAATGTAAAATTGTTCGTCGTAACGGTAAAGTTATGGTGATTTGTGAAAACCCTAAACACAAACAACGTCAAGGTTAA